The following proteins come from a genomic window of Miscanthus floridulus cultivar M001 chromosome 2, ASM1932011v1, whole genome shotgun sequence:
- the LOC136538048 gene encoding small ribosomal subunit protein eS27-like, with protein sequence MVLQNDIDLVNPPADLEKLKHKKKRLVQSPNSFFMDVKCQGCFSITTMFSHSQTVVVCPGCQTVLCQPTGGKARLTEGCLDPAGA encoded by the exons ATG GTGCTGCAGAACGACATCGACCTGGTCAACCCACCGGCAGATCTTGAGAAGCTAAAGCACAAGAAGAAGCGCCTCGTCCAGTCTCCCAACTCTTTCTTCATG GATGTCAAGTGCCAGGGCTGTTTCAGCAT AACCACTATGTTCAGCCACTCCCAGACTGTGGTTGTGTGCCCTGGCTGCCAAACCGTTCTCTGCCAACCTACTGGTGGCAAGGCTAGGCTCACCGAGGGGTGCTTAGATCCTGCTGGTGCTTAA
- the LOC136538049 gene encoding small ribosomal subunit protein eS27-like: MVLQNDIDLLNPPADLEKLKHKKKRLVQSPNSFFMDVKCQGCFSITTVFSHSQTVVVCPGCQTVLCQPTGGKARLTEGCSFRRKGD; encoded by the exons ATG GTGCTGCAGAACGACATCGACTTGCTCAACCCGCCGGCAGATCTTGAGAAGCTAAAGCACAAGAAGAAGCGCCTTGTCCAGTCCCCCAACTCCTTCTTCATG GATGTCAAGTGCCAGGGCTGTTTCAGCAT AACCACTGTGTTCAGCCACTCCCAGACTGTGGTTGTGTGCCCAGGCTGCCAAACTGTTCTCTGCCAACCTACTGGTGGGAAGGCCAGGCTCACCGAGGGGTGCTCCTTCCGTCGCAAGGGCGATTAG